Genomic segment of Brachyhypopomus gauderio isolate BG-103 chromosome 10, BGAUD_0.2, whole genome shotgun sequence:
GATAAAGTATTATAAAGACAGGTATTCTATCATCTGCTGTAGTCTACACAGGGCAGGCATCCTCAATATCATGGTGAAAAGATGTGTCCCAGAGACTAAGAGCTCATGTATTGTAGATTAGAGTTCAGGGTGATGTCCTTCTGTGTATGtttgctgatgtgtgtgtatgtgtgtgtgtgtttcagcagcATAGGGGACCATTGATGCTCACTGATGGAAAAGCAGAGGCCTACAGAATCACACAACAGTTGCTTTCTCCCGTCTTCTCCCGGTTTCTCTGACCTGACACAGAACAGAAGAACCCAGAACACATATCAGTCATAGCCACCAGCAAAGCAACAGTTTCTTCAAAACAAATGAAGCTTTATTTACATTAATCGACAGAAGACAGGtccactcacaaacacaagaGACGGTTTAAAGTCTAAAACAGGAGGACCTCAGTGCTGGGTTTGAAagaataaataacaataatctGTTCTCTTAATAAACCGATTGGTCCAGGACAACTGAGTAGGTATGCTCACAGTAAAATAATAATGCTTCAAAGCTGCAGTTTCACTGCACCAATCATACGCACTATGAGACAGAATGATCAGGGAGCGTGTGAAAGAGCAAACAAGAGAAGGGCAGAGAGAGGAAAGGCAAGTGGTTACCTTGGGAATTTGGCTCGGGCAGTGTCTCTCTAGCAACTAAATGCATCACTGTGGTTTTTCCAAGGGGCAGTTTTAAAGCTGTATTGAAAAGAGAATGaagaaaagcacacacacacacacacacacacacacacacacacacacacacacacacacacacacacacacacacacacacacacacacacacacacacacacacacacacacacacacacacacctcagagtgAATGGACCAGACTGGCCACGGCAAAGgcaacacactcaaacacatggagTCTGAGTATAGGGCTGACACTTACGGGGGCTCGGGTAGAGACAGCTGAAGACATGAGgaggagcacacacacccctgacgGGCTTCACTGAAGGCTGCCACCTAACATAAGTCCTAACAGTGTCCCAGTGGCAAGCGCTCCAAAAGCTCTAAGTCGGGCTTTACAGACGGCTGCCAGGGCCCTGACAGGCTCAATAGCTCTGACACGCTTCCTCATGCTGGTCTTCTCTTTCTTGTTCCTTCTcataccttctctctctctcacactcctcctttctctttctctcatgtcTCTTTTGTGTCTTTCTCGTTTCTCCTTTTTGTCTtaagtatctctctctctctctctctctctctctctctctctctctctctctctgtctctctgccccccctctCTCATTGGTGACTGCATTCCTGGTCAAATCACTGAATGTGCAGCTCAGATCTTAGAGCTTCCTCATGTAGAATGCTTTAACAATGGGAATGGCATATGCTTTGAAAAGTGGTAATATTTGAATACACAGTAAATCATCAAACAACTGAATTCCTGTCTTTTGCAGATGGTCACAGCTTACTAGCAAGAATATCAAAGAGGTTTGAAAAAAATAGAAGGGTCTTTTTATAATGTCTAGGTGACCTTAAGACCTTAAGGGTACTAGAGTTCTTGTCCTTATCTTGCCCATCTTTAACCTGTTTTTGTTCACTTGCAAAAAACTGAGAAGATACAGTTAGGAGCACAGAGGATGAGTTCCACCCTCTGCTTTTGTCATAAAACAGTAACCTAGCAACCTTACCTACACACACTtcccaaaaatgcacacacacacacacacacacacacacacacacacacacacacacacagtccctgtttctctctctctctctctcaaacacgcATGCCCCTTTTAACAGTCCATAACCCCTGACAGATGCAAACAGGCATGGTTGCACACGTCCCCCTGCAGGCCAAACCTTGCCTCTGCTCCCTCTCTGGGGCTAATACAGCCCCGTTCTGAGCGAATGATATACAACAGCTCAGCCCCTACTGCAAATAAACACCGTTTCTCCCCAAGCCTAAGCCCTGAACTAACCCTGAACTGCAGATGGAATTGGCCATATGGCTCAATCTAGCACATTTTCATCATGACATCATGATGTTGGTTAATGTGTGCTGTTCcttttaaataaacagaataAGCAGAAGTAAACTAAAAATAAAACCCAGAATTCATTTCCATGACAAAAAAGTAAACCGAATGCTCGTTTACACAAGTAAATCCCTTTTCGTTGCATGTACATGCATCTTTTATGCATGTCCAAAAAAGACTCCTAAAAAGAGCGTCAGACAGACACAATGTAAACATGGGAATGGAAAACTTGTCACTGTGTCATTTCTTCACATGCTGTGCTGGACTGGGAACTCACCCCCTAGTGTGACGTTGCCATGCAGAAATCGTCCCTGGTAGATGAGACGCAGGATGTTAGGGCTgctcacctgctcctcctcccagtctgagagagagacaacgcCATACACATTATTAGACAGGCCAGTGGTCGAGGAACCTTCATGAGTCTGGTGGTTTGAGTCTTGACGTGGCTGGACACACCTGAAGTTTGAAGTGTTTAATGTCATGGGGGCTTCCTCTGGCGACTGATCAAGACATATTACTCCATGCAATATGGAGTCAATGTCTGCCTTGCCTCTAAAGAGCTCACTCAGTGTGCCTTCTGTCAATAATTCATCATTCTGTTTCCTCCTGTCATCTACAGCCCGAGCTTGACCTATAGCCCAAGATCACCAACGATGGAGTGACATCAAAGACTGACATTATTCAATGATGTATATAAAACAGTAGAAACAGTTCTCAGAAAAAAGCTATATATTATAGTCATAGCTCCAGAACTGCTTACACGGAAAAACAAAGAGAAGCTCTATGAAACTGGAACTGAGACATAAAGGAAGGGAACAAAAAAACCTTGAACTGACGAAAGCATAATCTGGATACCATCTGCTCTAtctagagcaggtgtgtgtgtgtgtgtgtgtgtgtgtgtgtgtgtgtgtgtgtgtgtgtgtgtgtgtgtgtgtgtgtgtgtgtgtgtgtgtcagagagagagagagagagaaagagagagacactcCAGATCTGAGTAATGAATATTCAAAAGTTCAAAGCCTATTGGATTTCTAAGGTGAATCTGACTTCAGCTCTcacatacacaagcacaaacactaGCACACCTGTTCTCTTTTATACCAACTTGACATGTACATGTTGTCAGTCAGGGAAACAACATTACGGAAAAAAATCTAACATATCTAAAATCTAAGCATTTTGACAAGTGGCACACGTGGCATTGCTAGATAATTCAAGTGTGAGAAAATGCCCAATTGCACCCTTGATATGTACAGGCCAAGTGATGTCAAACACACAGGATCACTTTACCAATAAGTGTATGCGAGTCACTCTGGAAAGAAGCACCTGCTAAATGTCGTAAATTTAAATGAAACTGCAAGTGTGATTTGCATATTTAGAACAAACTGTGTCACTGAGGTAGCCGAAAGGATTACAATGAATTTACATGATGTGACGGTAAAGTTCTCAAAGTCAAATGCATTGCCATTGGTTTAAAAGATCGcaaatattaaaaaaaattttaaacttgaaaaagaaaagaaaaaatgacaaaaaattatCTGACTGTAGCTGTTGTAAGACCATTGACATGGTGCTGAGATGCACTTTAAAGACAAATTGCTGGGTGCAAGAATTATTGATTGTCATGGTGTCATAGTGTCATAGTGTCACTATCATGGTTATAGTGTTACTGTCATTTTGTCACTGTCATAGTGTCACTATCATGGGCATAATGTCACTGTCATGATCATAGTATCACTGTCATAGTGTCACTATCATGGGCATAATGTCACTGTCATGGTCATAGTATCACTGTCATAGTGTCACTGTCATAATGTCACTATCGTGGGCATAGTGTCACTGTCATTGTGTCCCTGTCATAATGTCACCATCATGGGCACAGTGGCATGGTCATAGTGTCACTGCCATAGTCATAGTGTGATTGTCATAGTGTCACTGTCATGGGCATAGTGTTACTGTCATTGTGTCACAGTCATAGTGTCACTATCATGGGCATAGTATCACTGTCATTGTGTCATTGCCATAATGTCACTATCATGGGCATAGTGGCACTATCACTGTGTCATTGTAATAGTGTCACTGTCATAGTGTCACTATCATGGGCATAGTGTCACTCATTGTATCACTGTCATTGTGTCACTATCATGGGCATAGTGGCACTGTCATAGTGTCACTGCCATGAGCGTGTCATTGTCATAGTGTCACTGTCATAGTGTCACTATAATGGGAATAGTGTCACTGTCATTGTGTCACTGTCATAGTGTCACTATCATGGGCATAGTGTCACTGTCATTGTGTCACTGTCATAGTGTCACTATCATGGGCATAGTGTCACTGTCATGGTGTTCCTGTAATGGGCATTCTgttcacaatgcaaacattttaatgcattttaatAATGCACCAGATTTTATTGCTGAAAATATATGGATGTTGACAGGAAGTATGTGcttatacgtgtgtgtgtgtgtgtgtgtgtgtgtgtgtgtgtgtgtgtgtgtgtgtgtgtgtgtgtgtgtgtgtgtgtgtgtgtgtgtgtgtgtgtgtgtgtgtgttcatgtgaacTCACCCATAGGCCAGTTGTCGTACACAAGCTTGGCGATGTCTGCAGCTGAATCATTGGGAGAGAACAGAAACTCTTTTGTCTTTCCACTCACCAAGATGAGCCGTAAGTTAATCtgaaacaagcacacacaaaacatgaatcagtgtgcagttcattGACCTACAAAACCCTGGGGGATCCTCAACACATTCAGAGTTCAACTAAGAGGCCATTCCTTGTCCTTAGAAGATTAAAAGACTGAAACCATTTGAAGCACAAACACAGCTCAGATTGGCAGAAAAAAGTGATGGTGAGTGAGGTATTTTAtataccaggggtactcaactggcggaccgcggtccggatccggacccgaacgcagtcctgtccggacccaatcttattcctgattaactggatacggaccaaaacaaaaccgtagcatttatttcagggctattgaaaaaaacactccgtcacgctcaacaacttacgttcgccacccccgcccgcaccggacctcgggtcacaggtatctgccaaaattggaccgcggacaaatttagttgagtacgcctgttaTATACTAAAAGTAGAATAAAAAAACATAGTTATCAGGCATATTAAAAaacatgttttgtgtttcacatgttagggttaaggttagtcATATATTGATTGGTATTCTGATCAGTCCCTTTTACTAATTCTACATTTTTTTATACTGACATGATTCTTAGGTTAAAAGAGAAACAGGTTGCAAGAAGCAAGTTTTATAAGCAGTTTCTGTCAGATGCACATGTGTTATTACATGACTCAATGTTCCTTATCTCAGTGAGTCacagacacaaatacacacacggtCACTGCTGATGGCCATGATGTAACAGTGCTAACACCAGTGGAATGAAATACAGATCTTTCAGAGCACTTAATCAAATCAGATTAGAGTCAGGGAGCAGAGTGCACaattaaacactcacacacacaaatccctgagtgcaaaacaaacacaccaacactcatACACCCTTATGCCTACCTCACCTCACTCTGACTTTACACAAAATCAAACTCATACCCTTGGCTACATTTGAAAGTGACAGACATGgtacaataataaaaataatgagaAGAAAACATTGTATTTACATAGAACAAGGTTTGAGTAAACATTGGTATAAGAAAATTCTAACTTGCTtcatatgagtgtgtatgtgtatccttaaagcactcatacacacactcatacagtaTAGTACATGCACCCAAATACAACAAAATACTGCACACCTAATTAATACTGTGACTGTGCCAaaaatatacactcacacattgtACTGAAGTGGCACTCTGAATTCAGCATATCATTACTAATCACACATTACTAATCACACATCACATATTGTTTCAGAGTATTATTCAGAGCCTGCAATATTTCAAAGAAGCTATTTAGACTTTGGGTAGAAGTTGCTGGTATACTGTACAGAATAGACTTTGCTTTACTTCAAAAGCAGACACTACATATTAGCCTACACACACAGTCTTATGGGAAAGGCTTAAGTGTGCTGTGGTATACATGAATCAGGGATACGGGAAGGTTTAGCAAAGACTTTACTTCCTCCCATTAGCTCTCATATCCGATTCCCTTCAATCAAAGCGACCCCACTGTTAGCACAGATCAATAAAGTGTGGCTCTGCAGTGGCATTTAGTGATGTAATGTTGTAAGACACGTCAGTCAAAATCTTCTTTGATTAGCTATGGGGATGTGCTTCTGGTGGCCCtttggctctctctctcacacacacaaaacctcactcacacacagttg
This window contains:
- the ubl3a gene encoding ubiquitin-like protein 3a, which gives rise to MTANIPSDMINLRLILVSGKTKEFLFSPNDSAADIAKLVYDNWPMDWEEEQVSSPNILRLIYQGRFLHGNVTLGALKLPLGKTTVMHLVARETLPEPNSQGQRNREKTGESNCCVIL